A window of Metabacillus sp. B2-18 contains these coding sequences:
- a CDS encoding VWA domain-containing protein, giving the protein MKRLLIGLAILSFMLTACSSGDGSQSAQTDAEPKETEQKNDSEKEETYTPKEASYYEMEDLDRELTDVEKEMLRKPGVFSGEQYDEAKVKEALDQLPDNLTEEQYMEELLYLFAEDYHEEMQTMLTFDSTVDVSIERPDETVDNPTLKTAHYAILVDASGSMAAKVGGKTRMDAAKEAVLEFAKQVPENATISLRVYGHAGSNSEADKKASCSSSGNLYNASFDENAFQKALSQVKPVGWTPIALGLQSVKSDIPENADDVVVYVVSDGIETCNGDPVQEAKNLVSADIQTVVNIIGFDVDNEGQTLLKEVAAAGNGEFTYVNSEQELKKYMRAQYEEIQKKWLEWKEAGKEQAFKLKEEKKKLAFDTKESMKEKSIREKERLKEAQAYLKERFDDYDHPASKMFSTIVDYGNEKWRYAVDTGNRLYRESVDSGNQEYREYVDEGNEKIRETIDKKNGN; this is encoded by the coding sequence ATGAAGAGGCTATTGATTGGTTTAGCGATATTATCGTTCATGCTGACAGCTTGTTCTTCTGGTGATGGTAGCCAGTCGGCACAAACAGATGCTGAACCAAAGGAAACAGAACAAAAAAATGACAGTGAAAAAGAAGAAACATATACACCTAAGGAAGCAAGCTATTATGAAATGGAAGATTTAGATCGTGAGCTAACAGACGTAGAAAAGGAAATGCTTCGAAAACCTGGAGTTTTTAGTGGTGAACAATATGATGAAGCGAAAGTGAAGGAAGCGCTCGATCAATTACCTGATAATCTCACAGAAGAGCAATATATGGAGGAGCTTTTATATTTATTTGCTGAAGATTATCATGAAGAAATGCAAACAATGCTTACTTTTGATTCAACGGTTGATGTTTCAATTGAACGTCCAGATGAAACTGTGGATAATCCTACTTTGAAAACAGCTCATTATGCTATTTTAGTAGATGCAAGTGGAAGTATGGCAGCAAAAGTGGGAGGTAAAACGAGAATGGATGCTGCAAAGGAAGCTGTTTTGGAATTTGCTAAGCAAGTACCGGAGAATGCAACCATTTCGTTACGTGTATACGGTCATGCAGGATCAAATAGTGAAGCTGATAAAAAAGCTTCGTGTAGTAGTTCTGGCAACTTATATAATGCCAGTTTTGATGAAAATGCCTTTCAAAAGGCACTAAGTCAGGTAAAGCCTGTTGGTTGGACACCGATTGCACTTGGGTTACAATCTGTAAAGTCTGATATCCCTGAAAATGCTGATGATGTAGTTGTATACGTTGTGAGTGATGGAATTGAAACATGTAATGGAGATCCAGTGCAAGAAGCTAAAAACCTAGTTTCAGCAGATATTCAAACAGTTGTTAATATTATTGGGTTCGATGTTGATAATGAAGGTCAAACTCTTTTAAAAGAAGTGGCAGCTGCAGGGAATGGTGAGTTCACATATGTTAATTCAGAGCAGGAACTGAAGAAATATATGAGGGCTCAGTATGAAGAAATCCAGAAAAAATGGCTGGAGTGGAAAGAAGCTGGTAAAGAGCAGGCATTCAAATTGAAGGAAGAAAAAAAGAAGCTAGCTTTTGACACAAAAGAGAGTATGAAAGAAAAGAGCATACGTGAGAAAGAGCGTTTGAAGGAAGCACAAGCTTATTTAAAAGAGAGATTCGATGATTATGATCACCCTGCATCAAAAATGTTTTCAACGATTGTAGATTATGGAAATGAAAAATGGCGTTATGCTGTGGATACAGGAAATAGACTGTATAGGGAAAGTGTAGATAGTGGAAATCAGGAATATCGTGAATATGTTGACGAAGGAAATGAAAAAATTAGAGAAACAATTGATAAGAAGAATGGAAACTAA
- the manA gene encoding mannose-6-phosphate isomerase, class I, producing MYKEPIFLEPVFQERIWGGQKLQTEFGYKIPNEKTGEAWVISAHPNGPSVIKNGPLAGKTLEEAWEEHGELFNKNASNNEEYPLLVKILDANADLSVQVHPDDHYAREVEGVPYGKTECWYVLSAEEGAELVLGHHAKSKKELEKMLQNQEWDSFLRRKKVKAGDFVYVPSGTIHAIGKGIVILETQQSSDITYRVYDYDRTDANGQKRDLHLDRSIEVTTVPHQDYETAQSERIVGDLTEKKLVEAEYFTVYHWKLSGEASLTLQHDFLQVSVTAGKGTITVDDHVFLIEKGTHFVLPHGVGEYQLSGEAEFVVSHV from the coding sequence ATGTATAAAGAGCCAATATTTTTAGAGCCTGTTTTTCAAGAAAGAATTTGGGGTGGCCAAAAGCTGCAAACTGAATTTGGGTATAAAATTCCCAATGAAAAAACTGGGGAAGCTTGGGTAATCTCTGCACATCCAAATGGTCCAAGTGTTATCAAGAATGGACCTTTAGCAGGAAAAACATTAGAGGAAGCTTGGGAAGAACACGGAGAGCTATTTAATAAAAATGCATCTAATAATGAAGAATATCCTTTGCTTGTTAAAATTTTAGATGCGAATGCAGATTTATCTGTTCAGGTTCATCCAGATGATCATTATGCACGAGAAGTAGAAGGTGTTCCTTATGGAAAAACAGAGTGCTGGTATGTTCTCAGTGCAGAGGAAGGTGCCGAGCTTGTTTTAGGACACCATGCAAAATCAAAAAAAGAGCTTGAAAAGATGCTTCAAAATCAAGAATGGGATTCATTTTTACGTCGTAAAAAAGTAAAAGCGGGTGATTTTGTTTATGTACCAAGTGGCACCATTCATGCAATCGGTAAAGGAATTGTCATTTTAGAAACACAGCAAAGCTCTGATATTACTTATCGCGTTTATGATTATGATCGCACTGATGCTAATGGTCAAAAGCGTGACCTACATTTAGATCGTTCAATAGAAGTGACGACAGTCCCTCACCAGGATTATGAAACAGCGCAAAGTGAAAGGATTGTAGGTGATCTTACCGAGAAGAAATTAGTAGAGGCCGAATATTTCACAGTCTATCATTGGAAGTTGAGTGGCGAGGCATCATTGACACTTCAGCATGATTTCTTACAGGTTAGTGTAACGGCAGGAAAAGGAACAATTACAGTAGATGATCATGTTTTCTTAATTGAAAAAGGAACACATTTTGTTCTTCCACATGGAGTTGGAGAATACCAGCTGTCTGGTGAAGCAGAGTTTGTTGTATCACACGTTTAA
- a CDS encoding winged helix-turn-helix transcriptional regulator, with protein MSRMNDKTFNCEKELTLSVIGGKWKMLILWHLGKEGTKRFGELKALMPGITQRMLVNQLRELEEDLIVERKVYPVVPPKVEYSLTKQGETLMPILDSMYEWGKNYMNNVIDPEDKNVSVK; from the coding sequence GTGTCACGTATGAATGATAAGACGTTTAACTGTGAAAAAGAATTAACCCTTTCGGTTATCGGTGGTAAATGGAAAATGCTTATTTTATGGCACTTAGGCAAAGAGGGAACAAAGCGTTTTGGGGAGCTAAAAGCACTTATGCCAGGCATTACTCAAAGAATGCTTGTTAATCAATTACGCGAGTTAGAAGAAGACCTTATTGTAGAGAGAAAAGTGTACCCTGTTGTGCCTCCGAAGGTTGAATATTCATTGACAAAACAAGGAGAAACACTAATGCCAATTCTCGATTCTATGTACGAATGGGGAAAGAATTATATGAATAATGTTATTGATCCTGAAGATAAAAATGTATCGGTAAAATAA
- a CDS encoding acetamidase/formamidase family protein, translated as MSHIINRSQPIYAFSKEHAPILNMKSGETVIIETYDCFENQITSNNSTYESLDWSKVNPATGPVYVEGAEVGDVLEVTIDDIKLEDQGVMAVSPGMGVLGEKITKFEAKLIPIENGKAIFNENIHIPLNPMIGVIGVAPQDEPISCGTPGSHGGNMDNKMITKGTTLYFPVFQQGALFALGDLHAAMGDGEVCVTGIEIAGQVTVTIKMIKGKSLSNPVLETEEFIGTIASAKTIDEAVKMSVEDMVELLQDQTSLPLSELTMLLSAVGQTQICQVVDPLMTTRFLVPKWVLEKSNVSLF; from the coding sequence ATGTCTCACATTATTAACCGTTCACAGCCAATATATGCTTTTAGTAAAGAGCATGCTCCAATTTTGAATATGAAATCTGGAGAAACAGTGATCATTGAAACCTATGATTGCTTTGAAAACCAAATCACTTCAAATAATTCTACATATGAAAGTTTGGACTGGAGTAAGGTCAATCCCGCGACAGGTCCTGTTTATGTGGAAGGTGCAGAAGTGGGAGATGTTCTAGAAGTGACAATTGATGATATAAAATTAGAAGACCAAGGTGTGATGGCAGTTAGTCCAGGAATGGGCGTTTTAGGTGAAAAGATCACTAAATTTGAAGCTAAGCTTATTCCAATTGAAAACGGGAAAGCTATTTTTAATGAAAACATCCACATTCCATTAAATCCAATGATTGGTGTAATTGGAGTTGCTCCACAAGATGAACCAATCTCTTGCGGCACACCAGGCTCTCACGGTGGAAATATGGATAATAAAATGATTACAAAAGGAACAACCCTTTATTTCCCAGTGTTTCAACAAGGTGCGCTCTTTGCATTAGGAGATCTTCATGCTGCAATGGGCGATGGTGAGGTTTGTGTAACTGGTATTGAAATAGCTGGACAGGTTACTGTTACTATAAAGATGATTAAAGGAAAATCACTAAGTAATCCAGTTTTAGAAACAGAAGAATTTATCGGGACAATTGCATCAGCAAAAACAATTGATGAAGCAGTTAAGATGTCTGTAGAAGATATGGTTGAATTACTTCAGGATCAAACAAGCTTACCACTTAGTGAATTAACGATGCTATTAAGTGCTGTAGGACAAACTCAAATTTGTCAGGTCGTTGATCCACTAATGACAACGAGATTCTTAGTTCCAAAATGGGTTTTGGAAAAGAGCAATGTCTCCTTATTTTAA
- a CDS encoding 3-ketoacyl-ACP reductase, whose product MTSLKGKNAVITGAGRGIGRATAIALAKEGVNLGLIGLTMSNLEKLTTELEQYDITISAATADVSDLEAVTHAVEHIKSELGSIDILVNNAGIAKFGGFLDLSPEEWENIIRVNLMGVYNVTRAVLPDMLEKNSGDIVNISSTAGQKGAPVTSAYSASKFAVLGLTESLMLEVRKKNIRVTALTPSTVATDLAVETNLISGNPENVMQPEDLAELLVAGLKLNPRVVLKGAGLWSTNP is encoded by the coding sequence ATGACTTCATTAAAAGGGAAAAATGCTGTAATTACAGGAGCAGGCAGAGGAATTGGACGAGCAACTGCCATTGCTTTAGCAAAAGAAGGAGTTAATCTTGGATTAATCGGATTAACTATGTCAAATCTTGAAAAACTTACAACTGAATTAGAGCAATACGATATCACAATTTCTGCTGCAACAGCTGATGTTTCTGACCTTGAAGCAGTTACTCATGCTGTAGAGCATATCAAATCGGAACTAGGTTCTATTGATATATTAGTGAACAATGCTGGTATTGCTAAATTTGGTGGCTTCCTTGACTTATCTCCTGAAGAGTGGGAAAACATTATTCGAGTTAATTTAATGGGTGTTTATAATGTAACAAGAGCTGTGTTACCTGATATGCTTGAGAAAAACTCCGGAGATATTGTTAATATTTCTTCAACAGCTGGCCAAAAAGGAGCTCCTGTAACAAGTGCATACAGTGCATCTAAATTTGCTGTGTTAGGGTTAACAGAATCACTCATGCTTGAAGTAAGAAAGAAAAACATTCGTGTAACAGCTTTAACACCAAGTACTGTTGCAACAGACTTAGCAGTAGAAACAAATTTAATAAGTGGAAATCCAGAGAATGTAATGCAGCCTGAAGATCTGGCAGAACTACTTGTAGCTGGATTAAAGCTTAATCCAAGAGTTGTTCTTAAGGGTGCGGGATTGTGGTCGACTAACCCTTAA
- a CDS encoding glycoside hydrolase family 2 protein, whose product MDLVSVDCKFNGNYFDLSAGEIRKIAVKKESLSEHLRLDSFKVQLTLRGVYDISS is encoded by the coding sequence TTGGATTTAGTATCTGTAGACTGCAAATTTAATGGTAATTATTTTGACTTATCAGCTGGAGAAATCAGGAAAATCGCTGTTAAAAAAGAAAGTTTAAGTGAACACCTTAGACTTGATTCTTTTAAAGTGCAGTTAACATTAAGGGGTGTTTACGACATTTCATCTTAA
- the istA gene encoding IS21 family transposase has translation MHVQLDLTTEIEVKSLEDLPKLKFLMESLNMKINKSKIGRELGVDRRTVDRYLNGKGPSKTRNRKSRIDELYEVISDLLSKDSIQTFYYKRVLWEYLKDNHSLNCSQSSFRRYISNKPEFQAYFTDGKRTQAAQSVVRYETPPGEQAQFDWKENIKYITCDGEIIHVNVGVLVLGNSRFKSYGLTISKSQSILMSFLMECFEAIGGVPKIILTDNMKTVMDEHRTEYSKGVVNERFEQFASDSGFEIKPCIAGRPRTKGKVESIMKLLDEIHAYQGKFTYEGLHQFVQKLCERHNQSFNQGNRKIPILALKQEKSHLLPLPRKEIRDSYKIKHKLVKVNPASMITYKSNQYSVPAEYKGKTVGLQVYDDHIHVYYNTDLIAQHRISNKVLNYKEEHYTDVLSRGMPDYPDIDELAKKNLLAMDEVYKIE, from the coding sequence ATGCATGTACAGCTAGATTTAACGACAGAGATAGAAGTAAAAAGTCTAGAAGATTTACCAAAGTTAAAATTTCTAATGGAGAGCTTAAACATGAAAATAAATAAAAGTAAGATAGGGCGAGAATTGGGAGTAGATCGGAGGACTGTGGATCGATATTTAAATGGAAAGGGGCCAAGTAAAACCCGTAATAGAAAATCTAGAATAGATGAGTTATATGAAGTTATATCAGACTTACTCTCAAAGGATTCAATACAAACTTTTTACTACAAGAGAGTTCTTTGGGAGTACTTAAAGGATAACCATAGTTTGAACTGTTCCCAGTCATCTTTCCGACGATACATATCAAACAAACCTGAGTTCCAAGCATATTTTACCGATGGTAAAAGAACTCAAGCTGCACAATCTGTTGTTCGTTATGAAACCCCTCCGGGGGAACAGGCTCAATTCGACTGGAAGGAGAACATAAAATACATAACGTGTGATGGGGAGATTATACACGTTAATGTAGGAGTGTTGGTGTTAGGAAATTCAAGGTTTAAGTCTTATGGTTTAACCATATCCAAATCACAAAGTATATTAATGTCCTTTTTAATGGAGTGCTTTGAAGCAATTGGTGGAGTACCAAAGATCATTTTAACGGACAATATGAAAACAGTAATGGATGAACATAGAACAGAGTATTCAAAAGGAGTGGTTAATGAACGATTTGAACAGTTTGCCAGTGATAGTGGATTTGAAATCAAACCTTGTATTGCAGGAAGGCCAAGGACAAAAGGGAAAGTAGAGAGTATTATGAAGCTCTTAGATGAGATTCATGCTTATCAGGGGAAATTCACTTACGAAGGACTTCACCAATTTGTACAAAAGCTTTGTGAACGCCATAATCAAAGTTTTAATCAAGGAAATAGAAAGATTCCAATACTTGCTTTAAAACAAGAAAAGAGTCACTTACTCCCCCTACCAAGGAAAGAAATAAGAGACTCTTATAAGATCAAACACAAGCTTGTAAAGGTTAACCCTGCGAGCATGATTACGTACAAATCAAACCAGTATTCAGTACCAGCTGAATACAAAGGGAAAACCGTTGGTTTACAAGTCTATGACGATCACATACATGTATATTATAACACGGATTTGATCGCTCAACATCGAATCAGTAATAAGGTGTTGAATTATAAGGAAGAACATTATACAGACGTATTGTCACGGGGAATGCCAGACTATCCTGATATTGATGAGCTAGCTAAAAAGAATCTACTGGCAATGGATGAGGTGTATAAAATTGAATAG
- the hxlA gene encoding 3-hexulose-6-phosphate synthase, whose amino-acid sequence MELQLALDLVNIPEAIELIKEVEDHIDIVEIGTPVVINEGLRAVKEVKAAYPNLKVLADLKIMDAAGYEVMKASEAGADIVTILGAAEDMSIKGAVEEAKKQGKKILVDMIAVKDLAGRAKEVDALGVDYICVHTGYDLQAVGKNSFEDLQTIKSVVKNAKTAIAGGIKLDTLAEVINVQPDLVIVGGGITGQEDKKAAAAKMQQMIKENVSVG is encoded by the coding sequence ATGGAATTACAATTAGCACTTGATTTAGTCAATATCCCAGAAGCAATTGAATTGATAAAAGAAGTTGAGGATCATATTGATATCGTTGAAATTGGAACACCAGTTGTGATCAATGAGGGCCTTCGTGCTGTGAAGGAAGTTAAAGCAGCATACCCTAACTTAAAGGTTCTAGCTGACCTTAAAATTATGGATGCAGCTGGTTATGAAGTGATGAAAGCTTCTGAAGCAGGAGCAGATATTGTAACAATTCTTGGTGCAGCTGAAGATATGTCAATTAAAGGTGCGGTTGAAGAAGCGAAAAAGCAAGGGAAAAAGATTCTTGTTGATATGATTGCTGTAAAAGATCTTGCTGGCCGTGCAAAGGAAGTAGACGCTTTAGGCGTTGACTATATTTGTGTACACACAGGTTATGACCTTCAAGCAGTTGGTAAAAATTCATTTGAAGATCTTCAAACAATTAAAAGTGTTGTAAAGAACGCAAAAACTGCTATCGCAGGCGGAATTAAATTAGATACTCTTGCTGAAGTAATTAACGTACAACCAGATCTTGTTATTGTTGGTGGCGGTATTACTGGTCAAGAAGATAAAAAGGCTGCAGCGGCAAAAATGCAACAAATGATTAAAGAAAATGTATCAGTAGGGTAA
- a CDS encoding BglG family transcription antiterminator, giving the protein MNVNDRQKELLRTLLVQNGQTLNIVDLSGQLRCSEKTVRNDLSIIEDLLAEYPNTFIKRQPGIGITLETQDHDMSEIFQKLLSTEPKTQEDRFIEMAYHLLVSNKAITLQELSKKYYVPKVTIKKELDTIADWLTNYQLELISKPRLGNIVQGSELQKRSALAHLTELLSSLSDHKNYVLELFLPYEIATVKNALNELQHKYSIAFTDAAMESLLVHALIMMKRTRQKSPVTVPNKEKEAVYSYKEYKYALSFFEQLEAVFRIKFPEDERIYFTWHLISGKRKNDIIEDPFIKNELLLNIISDLTTKLSSITLFPFEKDEILKSGLIVHVHSVINRIKYGFPITNPLLPNIKKMYPYLFNMVLLALNEIKETYELEVPEDEAAYLVLHFQASIERLKESREKQRRTLIVCHMGVGMSHLLQAKIEQHYQDIQVSACIGKAELRDYLQNHKVDFIISTVELEKVDIPYITISPLLEGKDKDKLNQFLTEMENHQQAGSKEKVLTQLVRGDLVHLHVDKEHPFQVIEMLGNVLYEKGFVHKEFIHSALLRERKSTTSIGGSIAIPHGSPTMVNRSAIAIALLKEPLDWGSEQVSIVFMLAITTGDPKLNRHAVGQIVGYSETPSLIQSLKESKNVKEFLEKLK; this is encoded by the coding sequence ATGAACGTGAATGATCGACAAAAGGAATTACTAAGAACTTTATTAGTACAAAACGGACAAACTTTAAATATAGTAGATTTGTCAGGTCAATTAAGATGTTCGGAAAAAACGGTTCGTAATGACTTGAGCATAATCGAAGATCTTCTTGCTGAATACCCTAATACTTTTATAAAACGGCAACCAGGTATAGGGATTACACTTGAGACACAAGACCACGATATGTCTGAAATTTTTCAAAAGCTACTATCTACTGAACCGAAAACTCAGGAAGATCGTTTTATCGAAATGGCCTATCATTTATTGGTAAGTAATAAAGCTATTACATTGCAGGAACTATCTAAGAAGTATTATGTTCCCAAAGTAACCATAAAAAAAGAATTAGATACCATTGCTGATTGGCTTACAAACTATCAATTAGAGCTCATCTCTAAACCAAGACTAGGTAATATTGTTCAAGGATCTGAACTGCAAAAACGTAGTGCTTTGGCGCATTTAACAGAACTTCTTTCTTCCTTATCGGATCATAAAAATTACGTTCTTGAGCTTTTTTTACCCTATGAGATAGCAACCGTTAAAAATGCCCTAAATGAATTACAGCATAAATATTCGATTGCTTTTACCGATGCTGCGATGGAGAGTTTACTTGTTCATGCACTTATAATGATGAAAAGAACAAGGCAGAAATCTCCTGTAACTGTTCCTAATAAGGAAAAGGAGGCTGTATATTCTTACAAAGAATACAAATATGCGTTATCCTTTTTTGAACAATTAGAAGCTGTTTTTCGAATTAAATTTCCTGAAGATGAGCGAATCTACTTTACATGGCATTTGATTAGTGGGAAAAGAAAAAATGATATTATAGAGGATCCCTTTATTAAAAATGAACTTTTATTAAATATTATTTCTGACTTAACAACAAAGCTTAGTAGTATTACGTTATTTCCCTTTGAAAAGGATGAGATCTTAAAAAGTGGATTAATCGTCCATGTGCATTCGGTTATTAACCGAATTAAGTACGGCTTTCCTATTACAAATCCACTACTCCCGAATATCAAAAAAATGTATCCTTATTTATTTAATATGGTTTTGCTAGCTTTGAATGAAATAAAAGAAACCTATGAATTGGAAGTTCCTGAGGATGAGGCAGCTTACTTGGTTCTTCATTTTCAAGCTTCAATCGAGCGATTAAAAGAAAGTCGAGAGAAACAACGAAGAACATTAATTGTTTGTCATATGGGTGTTGGGATGTCTCATTTATTGCAGGCTAAAATTGAGCAACATTACCAGGATATACAAGTTTCTGCTTGTATTGGAAAAGCTGAATTACGTGATTATTTGCAGAATCATAAAGTTGATTTCATCATTTCTACAGTAGAGTTAGAAAAGGTGGATATTCCTTATATCACAATTTCTCCTTTATTAGAAGGAAAGGATAAGGACAAGCTAAATCAATTTTTAACTGAAATGGAAAATCACCAGCAAGCGGGAAGTAAAGAAAAAGTTCTAACACAATTAGTTAGAGGTGATTTAGTTCATTTACATGTGGATAAGGAACATCCTTTTCAAGTTATTGAAATGCTAGGAAATGTACTATATGAGAAAGGTTTCGTTCATAAAGAGTTTATACATAGTGCGCTTCTAAGAGAAAGAAAATCTACAACATCCATTGGTGGATCTATAGCTATTCCACATGGTAGTCCAACAATGGTTAATAGATCAGCTATAGCCATTGCTCTTCTAAAAGAGCCTTTAGATTGGGGAAGTGAACAAGTTTCCATCGTGTTCATGCTAGCCATTACAACTGGGGATCCAAAACTAAATCGCCATGCTGTTGGACAAATTGTAGGTTATAGTGAGACTCCGTCGCTTATCCAATCTCTAAAAGAATCAAAGAATGTAAAAGAGTTCTTGGAGAAGTTAAAATAA
- a CDS encoding PTS fructose transporter subunit IIABC, whose translation MKILAVTACPVGIAHTYMAAENLQKAGEELGVDIKVETQGSIGVENALTDQDIAEADGIIIAADKEVSKDRFVGKKVIVTGVQDGIRKPKELIEKIQSGDVPLYRPDLKSAEEIKQKSKQKENPIYKHLMNGVSYMVPFIVVGGLLIALALTLGGQQTPGGIVIPEDSIWKQIETLGATSFMFMIPILAGFIAVSIADRPGLVPGMIGGYIAANGSFYGSEAGAGFIGGIIAGFLAGYLALAIKKIKVPKAVQPVMPIIFIPIFSSVIVGLLFIFVIGAPVAQIFEGLTSMLAGMQGASSILLAVILGAMIAVDMGGPFNKVAFLFGSAMIAEGNYEIMGPIAVAICIPPIGMGLATLMNKKKYLPNEREAGKASFTMGLFGITEGAIPFAAQDPLRVIPSIVAGSVVGSVIAMLGNVGDKVAHGGPIVAVLGAVDNVVMFFIAAIVGVLVTAFMVNFLKKDVESATSGKGKMESAPTPPEKAEELVIKKLVDITSEDLIHINLAGTTRDDVIDELIETFNSQGILDSKEDFKQAILNREAQSSTGLGMNIAIPHGKSNAVKRPAVAFGIKREGVDWRSLDGTDAKLIFMIAVPEENAGDAHLKILQMLSRKLMDEEFRNQLLKVASKNEAIAVLEEIK comes from the coding sequence ATGAAGATCTTAGCTGTCACAGCATGCCCAGTCGGTATTGCTCATACATATATGGCTGCTGAAAATCTACAAAAAGCAGGCGAAGAATTAGGTGTTGATATTAAAGTTGAAACACAAGGATCAATTGGTGTTGAAAATGCCTTAACTGATCAAGATATTGCAGAAGCAGACGGAATTATTATTGCTGCTGATAAAGAGGTATCAAAGGATCGCTTTGTTGGTAAAAAAGTAATCGTTACAGGCGTACAGGATGGGATTCGTAAGCCAAAAGAATTAATTGAAAAAATTCAAAGTGGTGATGTGCCACTATACAGACCCGACTTAAAGTCTGCAGAAGAAATCAAGCAAAAGAGTAAGCAAAAAGAAAATCCGATTTATAAGCATTTAATGAACGGTGTATCGTATATGGTTCCATTCATCGTTGTAGGGGGACTGTTGATTGCATTAGCTTTAACTCTAGGTGGTCAACAAACACCAGGTGGAATTGTGATTCCTGAAGATTCCATTTGGAAGCAAATTGAAACACTTGGTGCAACATCATTTATGTTCATGATTCCAATATTAGCTGGTTTTATAGCTGTTAGTATAGCTGACCGTCCAGGTTTAGTTCCAGGTATGATTGGTGGGTATATTGCAGCGAATGGTAGCTTTTATGGAAGTGAAGCTGGTGCTGGTTTTATCGGAGGAATTATCGCAGGTTTCTTAGCAGGTTATCTTGCACTCGCTATTAAGAAAATCAAGGTTCCAAAAGCGGTACAGCCAGTTATGCCGATCATATTTATTCCGATCTTCTCATCTGTTATCGTTGGACTTTTATTTATTTTCGTGATCGGTGCCCCAGTGGCGCAAATCTTTGAAGGTTTAACATCAATGCTTGCTGGAATGCAAGGAGCTAGTTCTATTTTATTGGCAGTCATCCTTGGTGCGATGATTGCAGTTGATATGGGTGGACCATTTAATAAAGTAGCATTCTTATTCGGCTCTGCCATGATTGCTGAAGGAAACTATGAAATTATGGGACCAATTGCAGTAGCAATTTGTATTCCACCAATTGGGATGGGTCTTGCAACATTAATGAATAAGAAAAAATACCTTCCTAACGAAAGGGAAGCTGGTAAAGCATCATTTACAATGGGCCTTTTTGGTATTACAGAAGGGGCAATTCCTTTTGCAGCGCAAGATCCACTTCGTGTTATTCCTAGTATTGTTGCAGGTTCAGTTGTTGGATCTGTTATTGCGATGCTTGGTAATGTTGGTGACAAAGTAGCACACGGTGGTCCTATCGTTGCGGTTTTAGGAGCAGTAGATAATGTTGTAATGTTCTTTATCGCAGCCATTGTAGGTGTTCTTGTTACTGCATTTATGGTTAACTTTTTGAAAAAAGATGTAGAAAGTGCAACTAGTGGTAAGGGGAAAATGGAAAGTGCTCCAACACCACCTGAAAAAGCTGAGGAACTAGTAATAAAAAAATTGGTGGATATTACAAGTGAAGATTTAATTCATATAAATCTTGCTGGAACAACTCGTGATGATGTTATTGATGAATTAATCGAAACATTCAATTCACAAGGTATCTTAGATTCTAAGGAAGATTTTAAACAAGCAATTTTAAATCGTGAAGCTCAAAGCTCAACAGGTCTTGGAATGAATATTGCGATTCCACATGGTAAGTCAAATGCAGTAAAACGACCTGCTGTTGCTTTTGGAATCAAGCGTGAGGGTGTTGATTGGAGAAGCCTTGACGGTACGGACGCAAAACTTATTTTTATGATAGCTGTACCTGAAGAAAATGCTGGAGACGCACATCTGAAAATTTTACAAATGCTTTCTCGTAAGTTAATGGATGAAGAGTTTAGAAATCAACTATTAAAAGTAGCTTCTAAGAACGAAGCAATAGCGGTATTAGAAGAAATAAAATAA